CTTGTGTAGTTATTCTTTACTTTGATTCTTTGCAcatcattttttttccttaactCCTTTTACCAGATTCACCacctgttttttttaattattattatttattgtttgaAACACCCGCGTGCATGTTCTTCGGTTTGTCTGATCTGGATTGGATCACAaggttctttccttttttttcttttttctttttttatacttTGAAGAGTAGTAAGAGAGAAAGAGAAATGGAGGTGTTTTTGATAGGGTTGAGTGCTTGAAAATATCTTCCTTCTATTTTGGGGAGCATTGTTTGGTTGctcagaaaaaaaaaggaagaaagaaagaagcagGTGAGAATTTTTTTGGATCTCCATTACGTGTCATCCCCAATGATTCTTTTTGTTTATCGTAGTTATGATAACTGTCCAACACTGCATTTACGATGGAATTTGATTTGGGTTTGATTGGTTTTTGGCTGAAATTACGATTTACTGCTCGTTCTAGTGAAAAGAAGTTGTGAATTgtttttttactcttttaattTTTGTGTGAATCTGTTGGTTTGTAGGGTGGATTGGTGTACTTATGTGCTTCCATTGTTAGGGGACTTTGAGTTGAAATTGAGTGTTCTAATGTTGAATGATTGAAATTGGGTATTAATTGGAAGCTTAATCTTGGGGATATGGCGGGTATTGATGTTTCTAAGTATGCACATAGTGCTGTGCACAAGGCTGTTGCTACAAAGGATTATGCTGGTCTTAAGAGGATACTCGCGGCGCTCCCACATCTTGGGAATCCGACTGAGATTCAAACTGAAGCAGCCTCATTGGCTGAGGAAGAGAAGGCTGATGCGATCTCTGCCGTGATTGATTGGCGCGATGCTCCTAACAGGGATACTCCTCTTCACTTAGCTGTTAAGCTTGGCGATGAAACTGCAACCGAAATGCTTATGTGTGCTGGTGCTGATTGGAGTTTGCAAAATGAACAAGGATGGAGTGCACTCCAAGAAGCGATTTGTAATCGGGAAGAAGCTATTGCTATGATTATTGTTCGGCATTACCCGCCATTGGCATGGGCAAAATGGTGTAGGAGGTTGCCTCGCTTGGTGGGAACTATGCGAAGGATGAGAGACTTTTACATGGAAATCACATTCCATTTTGAGAGTTCCGTGATACCTTTCATTTCCAGGATTGCTCCTTCGGATACATATAAGATTTGGAAGAGGGGTGCAAATCTGAGAGCTGATATGACTTTGGCTGGATTTGACGGATTCAGAATTCAACGTTCAGATCAGAGTATTCTTTTCCTTGGTGATGGTTCCGAGGACGGGAAGGTTCCTCCTGGATCACTATGTATGATCTCTCATAAGGATAGAGAGGTGATAAATGCTTTCGATGGTGCTGGTTCTCTAGCAACTGATGAAGAGGTTCGACAAGAAGTGGCTGCAATGTCTCAAACTAATATATTCAGGCCTGGTATAGATGTGACACAGGCAGTTCTTTTGCCACAAGTAACATGGAGGAGACAAGAGAAAACTGAAATGGTGGGTGCTTGGAAGGCTAAGGTGTACGATATGCACAATGTTGTTGTTAGCATCAAATCTAGGAGGGTGCCTGGTGCCATGACTGATGATGAGTTCTTTGCAGCTTCCAATGGAAATGAAACAGAAAGTGAGGAGCTTGATGAGATCTTGACAGAAGATGAAAGGAGACAACTTGAAGTTGCTCTTAAGTTGGATTCTTCAGAAATATCCAATGAGAACGGGGATGGCATTATTGGTCATCGCCATAGTTGTTATGAGTCCAGGGAAATCCCTATCGAAGAGACCAATGGTTATAAAAGTGTAGAGACTAAGCAGGAGAAGAAAGGATGGTTTGGTGGATGGAGGAAACGGGAGCCGAAGCATGAAGCGCAGAGGAAGATTGTGCCACCTAGAAGTTCTCTTTCTGTAGATGAGAAGGTGAGCGACTTGCTTGGAGACTCTCCATCTGGGAATCAGATAAAACCTGGTAGGCATTCTGTGGAGATTGTGGCAAGGGATGATCATCGGAGGACAAGAGATTCACGAACAACTTCCACTAGTTCAGAAAGTGGTAATCGGCGCAAGGAGATTGGTCGGGAGAATGAGTATAAGAAAGGGTTGAGGCCTGTTCTTTGGCTTTCTCCAAACTTCCCGCTGCAAACTGAAGAACTCCTGCCATTGCTAGACATTCTTGCAAATAAAGTTAAGGCAATTCGTCGGTTAAGGGAACTGCTCACTACAAAGCTTCCAGCTGGAACCTTCCCTGTCAAGGTATGTTCCTTTTATAAACTTTATGTGCCTTTTGCTTTAACATTATTTGCCTTTATTGTTTGGATTTTTGTTCATTCTAATAATGCACATTTCTTAATGAccgtatatatttatatgtattgtTTTCTCTAATGATCGGCTGGTCTCGCTCCTAGATAATCATGGGAAGGCATTTCCCTACAGAGAGATGTGGTTTTtaaaatatagatttttttttaatgtcaGAGTGGTCACCTAGTCAATTGTATATGAATTTCTGCTTGATACTTTGAGGCTTGCTGATTTCTCGAAATTTGTGCTCCATTAGATAGAGCTGTTAGTGAGTTATTGGGAGAAATAGCTGCTTTTCTAAATTGAGATGTTAGAATCCATTTAATCTTACACTATTAGAACCCACATTGGGCTTATACTTGACTTTAGTAGAGTTTAAGATTAGGATTTTGGCATCTTTGTGCCTGGTATAAGATTCAGTTCTTCCCTTCATCTATTGATGGAGATACGGATACATTCTTTCGTTTCAATGGTGCCAATGTACCGAACTCATTCCTCGGTTTTGGGGCTCTCTGCAAAagataaaagagaaaaaataggAATGGTGGCTAAGCAAAAAGAATGCCACCCATTGCCATCGTTATCCATTAATGATCTGGAAGTCCAAGAAAATAACCTGTATCAAACCAAAAGGACATGTAGTTGGTTTTGTCTACCTAGCAACATCTCTTAAGGATTTTGAAGCTcctatttttatgttttcttccAACTAAAAGTTGCATATCATTGAAAGCTTTGACATGTTTTGCAATCAGTTCCAAGTTTGACATCTAGTGATTGAGTTATAGGAGGGACTCGTCCATATAGGTTTCCTGAAATGGAAATCATATGTTCATGGGATTGCCCTTCGCTGTAGGCTCGACATTTGCAGTCCGTTTTTGTCTATGCTGTTACTTTCTATTCCTATACATTTTTCCTGGCATTTAAAAGCGGCAGTCTCTTATTTGGTGTTAATTCCGGAAACTTTGTTTTGTCTAGATTACCTAGTTGTTTCGATTTTAAGTCAAATACTCTGTCTGATTGATGGTGTGCTTGGTTTCTAACATGATTGTagctcatatatatatgtatgtatttatatgaaTTAGGACACTACAAAGTACTCCTAGAGTAGGAGTTGGACTAGTTTTATGGAAAAGTTTTTGATGATTAGTTCTGTTTGTGATATGTGTAAGGAGTTCTATCTTGTTGCTCGTTgtagaaaatatttaatttggaATTTGGAAGTTATTTATTGGTATTTTGAAAAGATCATTTGCATTATAAGAGTGGAGTATCCTCAAGACATGCTAATCACCTACATTATTCGAACGTGAGGGGTGTGTTTTGAATTTATTCCATATATTTAGAGGGTTATATTCTTGTTCTCTTGTTCGAATGTGTGCTGGTGATAGGTGTTAATGTAGTTGTTTTGGCTCAGCGCTAAACGAAATGCATGAACATGGTTTATGTTGTCTCATCAATTACATTATTTTAGCATTGTACTAAGAAATGCTCATTGTTGCACTTAGGTTGCAATCCCAGTGGTTCCAACAATCAGGGTATTGGTTTCTTTCACCAAGTTTGAAGAACTACAGCCAGTGGACGAGTTCTCTACACCCCCTTCAAGCCCCAGTGTTGGGCGAGAAAGCCCTGCAGTGACACATGTGACAGGTTCATCCTGGTTTCAGTGGATAAAGGCACCGTATCATCGGCCGAGCTCATCCAATCATAGCCACAACAAGATAGAAAATCTTCAAGATCCATTTGCAATACCCCAAGATTATACATGGATCACAGCTgaagcaaagaaaaagaagatgcaAGAGAAGAGCAAATCAAAGAAAGGTAAGAGTCAGAACCATTTGAAGTGAGACTGAGAAGAGCAGATAACTGAATAGGAATTAGTTTttcattaaacctaaaaaaaaagtgtttcaattaatgaatgaaaaagaacaaaaaaaaatagaacgtGATTCTTACATTTTACACACAGCATTTGGTTAGCATTTTGGTGGTGGTCTTTGGATTTACTGATTTACATCATTACTTGTGAAGCGACTTGCCTTTTGAATACTGACAGAAATGGCAGCAGAAGTTCGTTATATATATTTTGGATATCAGGATTTTATTGATCCTGTAAGTCGTTTTTATTGTTATATATAAAAgtcaatataatattaaaacattatagtaaattttggattattttataatatatttatatgaaaatgtaaaattgtaaatataatatCATAGGGTTGTGAACATAGAACATTGGAGATTAAGAAGTACTAAACTCTTCATCAATCATCATGCATAAACCACTATTATTGTTCTAAGTTCAATATTTTTATCAGCGTTATTGTGGGCTTATTAACTACCAAGGCTTGTTTGtgtttttcaattttcttcctATTTGTCTATGCGATGAAGCTGTTCAAGATCatcttaatataatttaaatttttattaattaagctaaataatttaatttaatgataatataatctttaatataattttgaaaaataaataaaaatattcaaaattaatttaaaattttttaaaaaaaacttgaatccAATATGCACCTATATTATTAGTAATAAAATTGAACCATAcattattgatattatttttattttaaaatcaatatgTATCACCACTACAATAACATGGACGAACATGGTTAAATGTCCCTATTTGACTTTATACTTAGAATGTGGCTTATATTATATTCTTTTGAGATGATTTTCCTAAACTGAGTGGAATCTATGGCAAAGCAAGGTTCTATCATGTTTAACTGTTCCAAGTTCTAATTATGATGAAAAGCATGGGAATTTTATTATATGCTGTCTTGTGGATAATTTAGCCATCCAAGTGTGTTGTGTGAAAGACatgttaattagtttaatattaagacatgttaattagtttaatattaattttctttacaaaaaagTAAAGTGAGATAAcaaacaattcaaatcaattttaaaGCATCTTAGCCATGATGCTTTTTTCCTTTTGTTGCTGTAGAGGCGTGTGCATTTATGCCATGATTCTGGTAATGACCAAAGTTTTCAATTAACTTTGCCTTTTCGGGGTCCTACACGCTTAAAGATCTGCAAACTCCATGATAATGTCAAGTTACCCATTACCACCTTTCTTGGAGTGTCAACAAGTTCCAGGTTTTTAATTAAagttttggatttaaattttgttgatgaaaaaaaaaaacaacataagGAGAGCTTGTAACTTCCCGTCTAGGAGATTGACTTAGTTTGACTTTAGATTTAGTTAAAGCCCAATATGACTAATAGACATAGGAAAATTTTGAGCAAATTTTAATTTCACATGCATTTGCTCAAGATTATGAAGAAATTTATTGATTGATTGAAGATTTTTTATGCAAATAAATGGAAGTTTTTGAAATGATTTATCATTTTTTTGGTAGGTAGTGATTCTCTCgtatatttttaaacacatttcaTCATTATTTTCATTATGAAAGtgcataaaaattatttaataacacatattttagaattaaaaaatgaatATCGAAAATGAATATAGCATTTCTTTAAAGAATAATATCTCTTACTAAATCCGCATATATGTTAAATAAACTTGAAtacaaaagttttttaaaatgaaacaataaAATGACACAACAGGCacctaaaaagaaaaggaagaaacaTATATATTCACCCAGTTGTGCAACAATTATGACCAATATTTGGTTTTGTTGTGCTTTGAGGGTAAGGCATAAGGGAACACTCAAAATTTAACAACCCCCACAAACaccacccccccccccaaaaaaaaaaaactagagaaGTGGGTGGGGGACCCTCTTCCTCTTCTCCCCATGCTTCAGATTTATAGACATTGATTGCACAATGAAGGCACTTTGTTAATGTGGGCACTAATTAAGCATCAAACATCATTTCTTTCATGCATTCCTCCCTTAATTAACAATTAACAAATCACTTTGGGTCATTGTTAACTCCAACGCGTCATACATACATCTATTATATGAActattaattgaattatacaCTGAGATGTGGAGAAATTGGACTTCGATTCATTTGGCTAACAATGAATAGGCACTAAACAGTGCAAGATTCATGTATGTAAATCATGTATACAATTTTCTCATCCAACATTATATCATAAAGATCATTGCGAAGATCATGTTGAAGGAGGACTTTTTTACCTACAAGGGGAATGTTGCTTCATTGAATGACACAAACGCAAGACCTCCTAACCCCTTCCAGCTCCCCATCATCTGACACACTTTCACAATAGAAAACCATGTCAGAAATATATTGAAATTGGTTGATTTACTCATCATATTACAAGCAAAGTGAAATTTATTGTAAACAAGCTTGGGATTCATCAAACACAAGTATCTTAAATAACAAGGCCTTTTACCTTGGCTCAAACTCTCGAACATGTGCAATATCTTTTCCATGAGCATCTGGCCAACTTACTTTCCTCCTTTCAGTCTTCATTAACTCACCCTCTCCATCATTATCATCTGCTGCTGCTGTAGTTGTTTTCTTCAGATTACTCTTGAGAGTTGGGTTTGGTTCAATGTGGGAGACATTAGTCCCACCGCCATTGCTGATCTTGTCGATGCTTAACTGTAATTCATCATGATTGTTATTATTACCAGCTGCTTCTTCCATGACCCCATCTTTAATGTTCTTTCCCAAACTAGTCCT
This window of the Gossypium hirsutum isolate 1008001.06 chromosome A09, Gossypium_hirsutum_v2.1, whole genome shotgun sequence genome carries:
- the LOC107942318 gene encoding uncharacterized protein — encoded protein: MAGIDVSKYAHSAVHKAVATKDYAGLKRILAALPHLGNPTEIQTEAASLAEEEKADAISAVIDWRDAPNRDTPLHLAVKLGDETATEMLMCAGADWSLQNEQGWSALQEAICNREEAIAMIIVRHYPPLAWAKWCRRLPRLVGTMRRMRDFYMEITFHFESSVIPFISRIAPSDTYKIWKRGANLRADMTLAGFDGFRIQRSDQSILFLGDGSEDGKVPPGSLCMISHKDREVINAFDGAGSLATDEEVRQEVAAMSQTNIFRPGIDVTQAVLLPQVTWRRQEKTEMVGAWKAKVYDMHNVVVSIKSRRVPGAMTDDEFFAASNGNETESEELDEILTEDERRQLEVALKLDSSEISNENGDGIIGHRHSCYESREIPIEETNGYKSVETKQEKKGWFGGWRKREPKHEAQRKIVPPRSSLSVDEKVSDLLGDSPSGNQIKPGRHSVEIVARDDHRRTRDSRTTSTSSESGNRRKEIGRENEYKKGLRPVLWLSPNFPLQTEELLPLLDILANKVKAIRRLRELLTTKLPAGTFPVKVAIPVVPTIRVLVSFTKFEELQPVDEFSTPPSSPSVGRESPAVTHVTGSSWFQWIKAPYHRPSSSNHSHNKIENLQDPFAIPQDYTWITAEAKKKKMQEKSKSKKGKSQNHLK
- the LOC107942313 gene encoding uncharacterized protein isoform X1 — translated: MEEAAGNNNNHDELQLSIDKISNGGGTNVSHIEPNPTLKSNLKKTTTAAADDNDGEGELMKTERRKVSWPDAHGKDIAHVREFEPSVSDDGELEGVRRSCVCVIQ
- the LOC107942313 gene encoding uncharacterized protein isoform X2 codes for the protein MEEAAGNNNNHDELQLSIDKISNGGGTNVSHIEPNPTLKSNLKKTTTAAADDNDGEGELMKTERRKVSWPDAHGKDIAHVREFEPR